ctctcccacagctCTCCCTGAGCCCCTCTCTCCAGGATCcactgggtggtggggctgggagctgggttgTGTGAGAGGTGAAGCCGCTTCCCACCACTCCCCTCTGACCCCAGGCTTgtctctctgcccctttccccagtGAGTTTCCAGGTGCTGGTTCCCGCcggtcccctctctgccccgttggggggcactgtgctgctgccctgccacctctcccccgCGCTCAGTGCCCAGGCCATGCAGGTGAAATGGAGCCGGCCCCAGCTAGGCCAGGACGTCCACGTGTACTTGCCAGACGGGAGCGAGGTGCAGGGTGAGAGGTACCGGGGCAGGACGGAGCTCCTGCGGGACGGGATCCAGAGTGGCAGCCTGGCCCTGCGGATCTGGAACCTCACCCTGCGGGATGAAGGGCGCTACCTCTGTGACTTCCAGTCCGAAACCTACTTCAGCGATGCCGCGTTGGAGCTCCGCCTGACAAGTGAGTgatcctggggtggggagaggctggaTTCAGCCTGTgcagctctggggcgggggggggtgatggCGGGGGGGACCTCCCCATGCAGCCTTCTGCAGTCACAGGCCAGAAAACCTCCCCCAGTGACTCCTCCATCCAGCCCAGCTCTCCTGGTGAGCCAGAGCAGAGCCTGTGGGGCAGAGACGCCCAGGCTGCACGTAAGGACCCCGAGGGATGTGGGCTCCCCAGCAGCCCGACAGAGCCTCCTTCCATAAAGGATGCCCTGCAATGGCAGATATGTGCCCCCTATTTCCAGTGTGGATATCTGAGCTCCAGTGCCCAGCCGTCGGCTCTCCCTCTCCCTGTGTCTGAGGAGCCTTCTACCCTCAGAGACTCTTCCCTGGGTAGAGCCCAGCAAGAGAAGTGTTGTAAGCCGTGGGAGGCAAAAGTCCTGTTCTCTGTGGTGCTGGTGAGGCATCAGCTGGAGGCCTGTGTCCGGTTCAGGGTGCCACAAAACCATGGACAAGCTGGGGggtcactgaaggtaggacaagaagtaacgggcttaatctgcagcaagggcgaTTTAAgtgagatattagggaaaactttgtAACTCTAGGGAATTAAGCTCTGGACCAggctccaagggaggttgtggaaacccTGTCACTGGAGAGTTGTAAGAaccggttggacaaacacctgtgagggatggtctaggtttgctcgatcctgcctcagcacagggggctggacatgATGATACCAACCAGCCCAACATTTCTGTGACTGTAAGTCTTCTCTTGGGTAAACTGACTTACACGGGGGTGGGCGAGAGGGGAACCAGGCCCTGGTGTGAGCAGCAGCAACGAGGAGTGCATGAAATCAAAGGAGAATTCCTGTTGATTTGTTTCCCCCAGGCTCTGGTTCGGATCCCCTCCTCGACGTCGGTTTGTACGAGGACAAGGGGGTCTCGGTCACATGTCTCTCTGCAGGGTGGTACCCGGAGCCCAGTGTGCTCTGGAGAAACAGCCATAAAAAAATCCTGAGTCCAGAGTCCGAACAGAAACTGCAAAGTGACGACGGCTTATTCAACGTCTCCAGCACCATGGTGATGACCGAGAGCTCGGATCCAGCACTGACCTGCACCCTCAGCCCTGGCTCGCCCGGCCCAGAGAAAGTGTCGGCCATTTTCATCTCCGGTGAGCTGCTGATGGAACAAGGAAACGCAGAGCTGGTGGAGAATGGCATTTATAGATAGTGAGAACCTTATGGCGGGGCAATCTCTTACTGTGTGTCAGTACAGCACCTGGCGCAGCAGGCCTTGATCTCAATCCCTGTGTGTCTATGCAGCGCCAGGCGTGACAGGGCCCTGACCTCaatcactgtgtgtctgtgcaccgTTCGGCACGATGGGACCCTGGTCtcagtcactgtgtgtctgtgcaccgTTCGGcacgacagggccctgatcttggtcactgtgtgtctgtgcagtgttcGGCACGACGGGAtcctgatctcggtcactgtgtgtctgtgcagctcccagggcgatggggccctgatctcggtcactgtgtgtctgtgcagagcccagtGCGATGGGGCCCTggtctcggtcactgtgtgtctgtgcagtgttcGGCACGACGGGACCCTGacctcggtcactgtgtgtctgtgcagctcccagggcgatggggccctgatctcggtcactgtgtgtctgtgcagctcccggggtgatggggccctgatctcggtcactgtgtgtctgtgcagcacccagcacaacaggactctgatctcagttaggctgctggagccctgggaccCTCATCTATCATGCTGACCCCTGTTGTCTCATTTTTGCATTGTATTCCACATCTGTcttatccatctgttgtctcctgTCTTATTCTTAGATTGTCAGCTGTTTGGGGTAGAGACTGTCTTTTGgttctgtaaaaagaacaggagtacttgtggcaccttaaagactaacaaatttattttagcatgagctttcgtgagctacagctcacctcttcggatgcatagctctgtttgcatttggaaaggaagacgatgtctgtctgtatttgtacgagttttttcatgaagttgatggatttccactccatatggctaaatgcagtgccttgcataatgacaggtttcagagtagcagccgtgttagtctgtatccgcaaaaagaacaggagtacttgtggcaccttaaagactaacaaatttattttagcatgagctttcgtgagctacagctcacctctgcatgagctttcgtgagctacagctcaccttttcggatgcatccgaagaggtgagctgtagctcacgaaagctcatgctaaaataaatttgttagtctttaaggtgccacaagtactcctgttctttttgcggatacagactaacacggctgctactctgaaaccttttggttctgtgtttgtccagccCCTAGCACAGTAGGTTCCTGGTCCATGGCTAGGGACTTGAGGTCATacgaataataaataataatagtggaATATCCTGATTAGAGCTGGTTTGAAAATGTTCAAGGCAGATGCATTTTTGTTGGAAGCAAACCTCTACTGGGAACGTGTCTATTTCAACCAGATATTTGACTGTAATTAGTCAAATCGAATCattttgactttctcattttgttcCAAAAATGTCATCCTTTGGATTCAGTTTGTTTGGACTTTGATATTATATTGGCGTATTCATACTGTACTAGATTAtagtatatttatatattttatattgtgacaaagttcctcctctatcttggtgggtcctgcgcatattggcagattttgctagcctcaaagatcttcctgtgttggatcaggagttgggaggttttggggggaaccgggacctgccctctactccaggttctagcccagggccctgtggattgcagctgtctatagtgcctcctgtaacagctgcatgacagctccctgggctacttccccatggcctcctccaaacaccttctttagcctccccacaggaccttcctcctggtgtctgataacgcttgtacccttagtcctccagcagcacaccctctcgcTCTccgctccttgcgcctcttgctctagggtgaccagatgtcccgattttatagggacagtcccaattttgggggctttttcttatataggctcctatttccccccatccccgtcccgattttttacacttgctatctggtcaccttatcttGTTCCCAACTCCTCACACacgcaccacaaactgaagtgagctcctttttaaacccaggtgccctgattagcctgtcttaattaattctagcagcttcttgattggcttcaagtgttctaatcagcctgtctgccttaattgtttccagaaagatcctgattgttctggaaccttccttgttaccttacccagggaaaggggacctacttaacctggggctaatatatctgctgTCTatcactctcttgtagccatctggcctgactctGTCACAATATTAAACCCAtaagatatatttttatttaatagttTGTATTGTATTGTAATATTTTGACATTACCAAAACCAAAACGGGTTGACgtcattgaaacaaaacattctgagGGCTCAGaactggattttttaaatttttctttctGACATTTCACCCGTACATTCCAACCAGGAACACAAACAAATTTTGATATATCGAAATTTCCGGTGGAATGGAAAgtccattttccaaccagtttgcCCGATATTTCTAATGTTAAAAAGCAATCTCAGGAAATAAATATTAACAAAAGAACTGATTCCAGCCTATTCTATCTAGCACAAGGAGCTAAAAGGGTCCCACAACCTGTTACTAGGTTTGTTAATTATTTTGTGTTACATTTGCATGGGGCAGAATGGGTGATGTGAGTTAAGCTGTGTTCTTCTCTTCCCTGCAGACACTTTCTTCCCCAGAGTTTCCTCCTGGCGGGTCCCCTTCTTTGTAATCCTGACTATCTGTGTTTGCTTCCTCGCCTTGGCTGCCCTCTGCCTATGGAGGATTCACAAAGAAAAAGGTAAAGCTCCTGTTTAGCCCTTTTGCCACTGGAAAGAAAGAAACGAACCGTCCTTCGACAGATCTGCAGGTCCTTGGCGCTGTAGGCCGCATAGATCCTCGGATGCTCACATGACTTGACCCGCCCTCTTTCTACTTGGGCATATTTTCCCCATTGCTGGTAATTCATGTTAAGAGAGCAAAGGAAATTAATCTTCACTTGGGTGTCAAATGTTATAACATTTCCCACCCCTTCCGTTATCAGTATTTTCCTTGTGTGTAGCCACggtgctgacttttgtttttgctggtaggtgctccaccccttctccgccctgaagccctgcccccactctgtccccacccccaagaCCCCCCGCCCGCCTTCTGCTTGTTCCTCTTCATCCCTTCCCCcgagcacctcctgcacactcctctccgccatcccCTAAGACCCCCTCCCtgttcctctctgcccctccccggcATGTCCCCCTGCCAGTCCACTCACagctcgctcctctccgccccgaACGCCTCCCGCCTTCGctcactcctctccgccccctcccctgagcacctcccacgcactcctctccgccccctccctcgcGTGTCCCCCTGCCAGTCCACTCActgctcgctcctctccgccccgaACGCCGTCTGTCTTCGctcactcctctccgccccctccccaagtgTCCACCCACCTGCTGCTCCCGCCTCTCCACCCacaagtgcctcctgcccacactcgctcctctccacccctgagtgcctcccacctgctcctctccaccccctccctcaagtTTCCCTCTGTtcacccacccaccactcactCCTCTCCATCCCTGAGCGCCTCCTGCCTGAtcctctccaccccttcccccaagtgtcCCCCTTCCCGCCCGCCCaccgctcgctcctctccaccctccGAGTGCCTCCCGCCTgcgctcgctcctctccacctcctcccccgagtgTCCCGCTGCCCACCCACCCCGcttgctcctctccacctgcaagtgcctcctgcccacactTGCTCCTGTTCgctccctcccctgagcgcctcccgcccactccagtccaccccctcccccgagcatccctcctgcccacccaccactcgctCCTCTTCACCCCCAAGTGCCTCCCGCCCACTCTCGCACCTCTCCGCTCCCTCCCTCGAGTGTCCTCCAGCCACCCACCCGCTGCTtgctcctctcttccccttccctgagTGCTtccccccatccgcctgcccaCCCGCCACTCACTCCCCTTCACCCCCAAGTGCCTCCTGGCCAcgctccctcctctctgccccctccccgagtgcttccccccaccgcccacacagtgCTCGCTCTTCTCCATCCCCAAATGcctcctgcccactccacccctcccccaaatgttTCCCCCACCCGCCCACAATGTGCTCCCTCCTCTCCATCCCCGAGTACCTCCCACCCAcactcgctcctctctgcctcctcctgaatatccccccatccacccaccacCGCTCGCTCCTCTTAACCTTcaagtgcctcccacccactcctctccaccccctcccccgagtgtccACCTGCCCGCTGCTCGCTCCTCTCCAACCTGCTCAAGCTCGCACCCCTCGCCCGAGCGCCTCCCgcccgctcctctctgccccctcccctgagtatCCCTCCGtccacccacccaccactcactcctctccacccctgggtgcctcccGCCCAcgtctctcctcctccacccccgagTGTCCCGCTGCCCACCCACCCCGcttgctcctctccacctgcaagtgcctcctgcccacgcTTGCTCCTgttcgccccctcccctgagcgcctcccgcccactcctgtcctccctctcccccgactgtccctcctgcccacccaccactcgctCCTCTTCACCCCCAAGTGCCTCCCGCCCACTCTCGCACCTCTCCGCTCCCTCCCTCGAGTGTCCTCCAGCCACCCAcctgctgcttgctcctctc
The sequence above is a segment of the Mauremys mutica isolate MM-2020 ecotype Southern chromosome 12, ASM2049712v1, whole genome shotgun sequence genome. Coding sequences within it:
- the LOC123345057 gene encoding butyrophilin subfamily 3 member A1-like, encoding MLGARRPHSSAALLSAVLLLHVQAAAAVSFQVLVPAGPLSAPLGGTVLLPCHLSPALSAQAMQVKWSRPQLGQDVHVYLPDGSEVQGERYRGRTELLRDGIQSGSLALRIWNLTLRDEGRYLCDFQSETYFSDAALELRLTSSGSDPLLDVGLYEDKGVSVTCLSAGWYPEPSVLWRNSHKKILSPESEQKLQSDDGLFNVSSTMVMTESSDPALTCTLSPGSPGPEKVSAIFISDTFFPRVSSWRVPFFVILTICVCFLALAALCLWRIHKEKGAIYTELKKSHGRPSWKEAFRKAADVTLDPRTAHPSLELSAERKSLRNTGPRQSLPDGLGRFEVYSCVLGSDGYESGTHYWDVEVAGTGGWALGITRESASRKGWFNFSPKQGTWAIQLSRGQYQEVTAEWSPLDPPQTPGKIRVYLDYEGGIVCFYDADTMALLHTFTALFTGKIYPFFWVWSVGTSLRLCP